In one Thermaerobacter sp. PB12/4term genomic region, the following are encoded:
- the holA gene encoding DNA polymerase III subunit delta, whose amino-acid sequence MESQPAATVLAAIEQGQIQPVYVLHGPETYWHDAIIQALRRTLLPDGDVLNLTQLDGRSAAPAQAVEQARTVPFLAERRLVVVREAAWLAPRGAAASSGRGTGGSAQGGGGRSTGGDAGGHAGGAGSQGGADQPEAGGAGSGSSAGTGRSTDPAEGALLAYLDDPSPSAVLVISHPPELDGRRAAVRRLRQRGWAVACQPLRDEALGQWLARQAAAWGKELDPEAVAWLVESGEPDLRRLASELAKVATYVGDRRRITAADLRQVGVAVATAGVFELVDAIVAGRRRQAMELVGRLLDASEPPLRLLALIARQYRILAYAASLRRQGGDVADLQAWLQLHPFVARKAWQQSRRLAPDRAMAALEAVLEADVGIKQGRWPARIGLERLVWFLAGLQAAEPATTKAPQPSAKKEAASRQKRP is encoded by the coding sequence TTGGAGTCGCAACCTGCCGCCACCGTGCTGGCCGCCATTGAGCAGGGCCAGATCCAGCCGGTCTACGTGCTGCACGGCCCGGAGACCTACTGGCACGACGCCATCATCCAGGCGTTGCGCAGGACGTTGCTGCCCGACGGCGATGTGCTGAACCTCACCCAGCTGGACGGCCGGTCGGCCGCGCCGGCGCAAGCGGTGGAACAGGCCCGGACGGTCCCGTTCCTGGCGGAACGGCGGCTGGTGGTGGTCCGGGAGGCAGCCTGGCTGGCCCCGCGGGGTGCTGCCGCCAGCAGCGGTCGCGGGACGGGGGGCAGTGCGCAAGGCGGAGGCGGCCGGAGCACCGGTGGGGACGCCGGCGGGCACGCCGGCGGCGCGGGATCGCAAGGCGGTGCGGACCAACCGGAGGCGGGCGGCGCGGGGTCCGGTTCGTCCGCCGGAACGGGCCGGAGCACCGACCCCGCCGAAGGGGCGCTGCTGGCCTATCTGGACGACCCGTCGCCCAGCGCCGTACTGGTCATCAGCCATCCCCCGGAGCTGGACGGCCGGCGCGCCGCAGTCCGGCGCCTGCGGCAGCGAGGCTGGGCGGTGGCCTGCCAGCCCCTGCGGGACGAGGCCCTCGGGCAGTGGCTGGCCCGGCAGGCGGCCGCCTGGGGAAAGGAGCTCGACCCGGAGGCGGTGGCCTGGCTGGTGGAATCCGGCGAACCCGACCTGCGGCGGCTGGCCAGCGAGCTGGCCAAGGTCGCAACCTACGTGGGCGACCGCCGGCGGATCACGGCTGCCGACCTGCGCCAGGTGGGGGTGGCGGTGGCGACGGCCGGGGTGTTCGAGCTGGTTGATGCCATCGTGGCCGGGCGGCGCCGGCAGGCCATGGAACTGGTGGGGCGGTTGCTGGACGCCAGCGAGCCGCCCCTGCGCCTGCTGGCCCTGATCGCCCGGCAGTACCGCATCCTGGCCTATGCGGCCAGCCTCCGCCGGCAAGGGGGCGATGTGGCCGACCTGCAAGCGTGGTTGCAACTTCACCCCTTCGTGGCGCGCAAGGCCTGGCAGCAGTCCCGCCGGCTGGCGCCGGACCGGGCGATGGCGGCCCTGGAGGCGGTTTTGGAGGCCGATGTGGGCATCAAGCAGGGACGGTGGCCGGCCCGCATCGGCCTGGAGCGCCTGGTCTGGTTTCTGGCCGGGCTGCAGGCGGCGGAACCCGCGACCACAAAAGCCCCGCAACCCTCTGCCAAAAAAGAAGCCGCTTCCCGACAGAAGCGGCCGTAG
- a CDS encoding ComEA family DNA-binding protein → MAPLLGLCFLAAVWSWRAMAGSASAPLLVEPGPAPGPGRPEVSATAPPGEPEVAGSETGAASTGNQPGPLPAGATPGTAPGDAPSPPGDPALQGPEAAGERQAGAGESGDPASPAVWAQPYPGAAGAAGRPVRPGAAGGPSGPVLTVHVAGAVAQPGVYLLPAGARVVDAITAAGGPAPAAAPHALNLAAPLADGTRVLVPTQKELAAGTFVPARDGVTAAAPGAAAGIATGGGAGAAGGPQGRIDINRATAAELEALPGIGPALAQRIVADREVNGPFRRPEDLTRVPGIGEKTLAQLLPHITAGP, encoded by the coding sequence GTGGCGCCGCTGCTGGGGCTCTGTTTCCTGGCCGCCGTCTGGTCGTGGCGCGCCATGGCCGGCAGTGCGTCGGCACCGCTGCTGGTGGAGCCGGGGCCGGCTCCAGGGCCTGGCCGGCCGGAGGTCTCCGCCACCGCGCCGCCGGGGGAGCCCGAGGTAGCAGGGAGCGAGACAGGCGCTGCTTCGACGGGCAACCAGCCCGGGCCCCTACCGGCCGGGGCGACGCCAGGAACGGCGCCCGGGGATGCCCCGTCCCCACCCGGCGACCCCGCGCTCCAGGGGCCGGAGGCGGCCGGTGAGCGTCAGGCAGGGGCCGGGGAATCCGGTGACCCTGCCTCCCCCGCCGTCTGGGCCCAGCCCTACCCGGGTGCAGCCGGTGCCGCCGGCAGGCCGGTGAGGCCGGGCGCAGCGGGCGGACCCTCCGGGCCGGTCCTCACCGTGCACGTGGCCGGGGCCGTGGCCCAGCCCGGCGTGTACCTCCTCCCGGCCGGCGCCCGGGTGGTCGATGCCATCACCGCTGCCGGCGGCCCGGCGCCGGCAGCGGCGCCGCATGCTCTGAATCTGGCGGCTCCCCTGGCCGACGGCACGCGCGTCCTGGTGCCCACCCAGAAGGAGCTGGCGGCCGGAACCTTCGTTCCGGCCCGGGACGGCGTCACCGCCGCCGCTCCGGGGGCCGCGGCCGGCATCGCCACCGGCGGGGGAGCCGGCGCCGCCGGCGGGCCCCAGGGCCGGATCGACATCAACCGCGCCACGGCGGCCGAGCTGGAGGCTCTGCCGGGCATCGGGCCTGCCCTGGCCCAGCGCATTGTGGCGGACCGGGAGGTCAACGGCCCCTTCCGCCGTCCCGAGGACCTGACCCGGGTGCCGGGCATTGGGGAGAAGACCCTGGCCCAGCTGCTCCCGCACATCACCGCCGGCCCCTGA
- the leuS gene encoding leucine--tRNA ligase, whose amino-acid sequence MAFDDRYNFHAAEKKWRQRWAEEGLYHVEADPSRPKYYCLEMYPYPSGKLHMGHVRNYSIGDATARFYRMRGFNVLYPMGWDSFGLPAENAAIANQTHPARWTYANIAAMREQMQRLGLSYDWRREIACSHPGYYKWTQWLFLLLYKRGLVERKKAPVNWCPRCATVLANEQVEDGTCWRCGTPVEKRELEQWFFKITAYADRLLADLDLLEGWPERVKVMQRNWIGRSEGMELDFPIAGRDEKLTVFTTRHDTIYGATFMVLAPDHPLTLELARGTPQEEAVRAFVERVTRLTVRDRAEAVDAKEGVFTGAYAINPATGERIPIWTANYVLMDYGTGAIQAVPAHDERDFEFARQYGLPVRVVIQGEGVPADGDRLEEAYTGPGRMVHSGPYDGMDSREAYRRMAEDFERRGIGRRTVNYRLRDWLISRQRYWGAPIPIIYCDRCGIVPVPEEQLPVLLPDDVRFEVGASPLATSESFVRTTCPACGGPARRETDTMDTFVDSSWYYYRYTSPRDEHQPFDREKVFYWLPVDQYIGGIEHAVLHLLYSRFITKVLYDEGLVPSPEPFQRLLTQGMVIKDGAKMSKSKGNVVSPEDILEEYGADATRLFILFAAPPERDLEWSEHGIEGASRFVHRVWRLVAGCAGAIRGAAGQVAAARDGAVAAPRPEAPQPPAGGREAATAAAGVMPVPEGWGPEEHALWREVHRAIARVTTDMAERMQYNTAVAALMELVNAIYGYRDRVEPAAQRADLLAAALDRLLRMLAPFTPYLAEEAWELLGWRETRGSVHRQPWPQWDPSVLEAGTVEIVVQVNGKVRDRLQVPAGLGEEDLRQQALASPRVREWIDGKTVARVVTVPGRLVNIVVR is encoded by the coding sequence ATGGCCTTCGACGACCGGTACAACTTCCATGCTGCGGAAAAGAAATGGCGGCAGCGCTGGGCCGAGGAAGGCCTCTACCACGTGGAGGCCGACCCGTCGCGCCCCAAGTACTACTGCCTGGAGATGTACCCCTACCCGTCGGGCAAGCTCCACATGGGCCACGTGCGCAACTACTCCATCGGCGACGCCACGGCCCGGTTCTACCGCATGCGCGGGTTCAACGTCCTCTATCCCATGGGGTGGGACTCCTTCGGGCTGCCGGCCGAGAACGCGGCCATCGCCAACCAGACCCACCCCGCCCGCTGGACCTACGCCAACATCGCCGCCATGCGGGAGCAGATGCAGCGCCTCGGCCTTAGCTACGACTGGCGGCGCGAGATCGCCTGCTCCCACCCGGGGTATTACAAGTGGACCCAGTGGCTGTTCCTGCTTCTTTACAAGCGCGGCCTGGTGGAGCGGAAGAAGGCGCCGGTGAACTGGTGCCCGCGCTGCGCCACGGTGCTGGCCAACGAGCAGGTGGAGGACGGGACCTGCTGGCGCTGCGGCACGCCGGTGGAAAAGCGCGAGCTGGAACAGTGGTTTTTCAAGATTACCGCCTATGCCGACCGGCTGCTGGCCGACCTGGACCTGCTGGAGGGCTGGCCGGAGCGGGTCAAGGTGATGCAGCGCAACTGGATCGGCCGCAGCGAGGGCATGGAGCTGGACTTCCCCATCGCCGGGCGGGATGAGAAGCTCACCGTCTTCACCACCCGCCACGACACGATCTACGGGGCGACCTTCATGGTGCTGGCCCCCGATCACCCCCTCACCCTGGAGCTCGCCCGCGGGACCCCGCAGGAAGAGGCGGTGCGCGCCTTCGTGGAAAGGGTGACGCGCCTGACGGTCCGGGACCGGGCGGAGGCGGTGGACGCCAAGGAGGGGGTCTTCACCGGTGCCTATGCCATTAACCCGGCCACCGGGGAACGGATTCCCATCTGGACGGCCAACTACGTGCTGATGGACTACGGCACCGGGGCGATCCAGGCGGTGCCTGCCCACGACGAGCGGGACTTCGAGTTCGCCCGCCAGTACGGCCTGCCGGTCCGGGTGGTGATCCAGGGCGAGGGCGTGCCGGCCGATGGCGACCGGCTGGAGGAGGCGTACACCGGCCCGGGCCGGATGGTCCATTCGGGCCCCTACGACGGCATGGACAGCCGGGAAGCCTACCGGCGCATGGCCGAGGATTTCGAGCGCCGGGGCATCGGCCGGCGGACGGTGAACTACCGCCTGCGGGACTGGCTGATCTCCCGCCAGCGCTACTGGGGTGCGCCGATTCCCATCATCTACTGTGACCGCTGCGGCATCGTGCCGGTGCCGGAAGAACAGCTGCCCGTCCTCCTGCCCGACGACGTGCGCTTTGAGGTGGGCGCTTCGCCCCTGGCCACCTCCGAGTCCTTCGTGCGCACCACCTGCCCGGCCTGCGGCGGCCCGGCCCGGCGGGAGACGGACACCATGGACACCTTCGTTGACTCGTCCTGGTACTACTACCGCTACACGTCGCCCCGGGACGAGCACCAGCCCTTCGACCGGGAGAAGGTGTTCTACTGGCTGCCGGTCGACCAGTACATCGGCGGCATCGAGCACGCCGTGCTGCACCTGCTCTATTCCCGGTTCATCACCAAGGTGCTCTACGACGAGGGCCTGGTGCCCAGCCCCGAGCCCTTCCAGCGCCTTTTGACCCAGGGCATGGTGATCAAGGACGGCGCCAAGATGTCCAAGTCCAAGGGCAACGTGGTCAGCCCCGAGGACATCCTGGAGGAGTACGGGGCCGACGCCACCCGCCTGTTCATCCTCTTCGCCGCGCCGCCCGAGCGCGACCTGGAGTGGTCCGAGCACGGCATCGAGGGCGCCAGCCGGTTCGTCCACCGGGTCTGGCGGCTGGTGGCGGGGTGTGCCGGTGCGATCCGCGGCGCCGCGGGGCAGGTGGCCGCAGCCCGGGACGGGGCGGTGGCGGCACCCCGGCCGGAGGCCCCGCAGCCGCCGGCCGGAGGCCGGGAGGCGGCCACGGCAGCCGCTGGCGTGATGCCCGTGCCGGAAGGCTGGGGGCCGGAAGAACACGCCCTGTGGCGGGAGGTCCACCGCGCCATCGCCCGGGTGACCACCGACATGGCCGAGCGCATGCAGTACAACACGGCGGTGGCCGCTCTGATGGAGCTGGTCAACGCCATCTACGGCTACCGGGACCGGGTCGAACCGGCGGCGCAGCGGGCCGACCTGCTGGCCGCGGCGCTGGACCGCCTCTTGCGGATGCTGGCACCCTTTACCCCGTACCTGGCGGAAGAAGCCTGGGAACTGCTGGGCTGGCGGGAGACGCGGGGCAGCGTGCACCGGCAGCCCTGGCCCCAGTGGGATCCGTCGGTGCTGGAGGCCGGCACCGTGGAGATCGTGGTCCAGGTCAACGGCAAGGTGCGGGACCGGCTGCAGGTCCCGGCGGGCCTGGGTGAGGAAGACCTGCGCCAGCAGGCCCTGGCCAGCCCGCGGGTCCGGGAGTGGATTGACGGCAAGACCGTGGCGCGGGTGGTCACCGTGCCGGGTCGCCTGGTGAACATCGTGGTCCGGTAG
- a CDS encoding ComEC/Rec2 family competence protein: protein MVYRTGWMLAYAATVGLWALLRWPGYQAGPPPPGAPAAEAALLGLGAALVTMLWNGAAGDGRGGRRPWRVPERMAGSLLVALAAGSAWLAADTWTRDAWRPAPWEGVRPVVVTGRLEGAERLAVTAIGDTPVRTRLRVRWPRTMGAGPGQGIPPGAVVQVTGTLRRLRPATNPGGYDDRAAGLRQGYAYELQADGPPRVQVVPGPFSWAGRGLARLRHALEAGLALALPPGPRGVAAALLLDQRQGLSVTARNALAETGLIHALAVSGQHVAMAAALATWTAGRARWLPRRRRAGAMAVVVLYAGLTGGPPSVLRATATFLLAELARALARPVSPLTILVWSGFLQAAWRPLVLLDPGFQLSFAATAGLILLGSPLQRAWRRWWNRYQALVAPVRPRRPGGEHAAPAGLAATRLEPAFPEPALGFLAPLLANPRESVAERRPWLGAGPVPPRAAPGQPQGALVPRGRSRAGTSAAGVTAGCAAASRWATRPPEPPCREGTAGRVRGAFWHVAGWAGDALAVTLAAQLAVLPVQVALFGRAPLLALVANLAVVPVSAVALVAAAAAAGLGATLHALPLPSGWQEPAALLARLAGWPAAASLALMVKTAMVAGRVPGAAGGLAPAAAGCLALATAWILWCLGDGRPAYARRRRPRPLPPLQQLAPAAAGLVAAVALSAWLLRPPAPGIWVAWFLDVGQGDAILVQFPGGRSALVDAGGKALQAESGRYWPGPPPAVADAVGEQVTVPVVRRLLGRGPDLLVVTHGDRDHAGGAGAVIEQLGTQMVWLGGIPGVRLDEALQAAAARRGVPLVRPAAGWRWQPAPGCRVDVLHPQEPGGAAGTGAAAADGARGSGRGGGPAGSENDRSLVLRLDCGGPRLLLTGDLERAGEEELLRRGVDLRAEVLKVSHHGSRGATTAAFLAAVRPRLAVVSAGPNPYGLPHVETLARLQRAGIPVLRTDRLGAVSVRAGPGQRLEVRVMLPGGGDSEASRAFRGS, encoded by the coding sequence GTGGTCTACCGCACCGGCTGGATGCTGGCTTACGCGGCCACCGTCGGCTTGTGGGCCCTGCTGCGCTGGCCGGGCTACCAGGCCGGCCCGCCGCCGCCGGGCGCACCCGCGGCGGAGGCGGCGCTGCTCGGGCTGGGGGCCGCCCTGGTCACCATGCTGTGGAACGGGGCGGCCGGAGACGGCCGGGGCGGTCGCCGGCCGTGGCGGGTTCCGGAGCGCATGGCCGGCTCGCTGCTGGTGGCGCTGGCCGCCGGCTCCGCCTGGCTGGCGGCCGACACCTGGACCCGTGACGCCTGGCGGCCGGCCCCATGGGAAGGGGTGCGGCCGGTGGTGGTGACGGGGCGCCTGGAGGGAGCCGAGCGGCTGGCCGTGACGGCCATCGGCGACACCCCGGTGCGCACTCGGCTCCGGGTCCGCTGGCCCCGGACCATGGGTGCGGGCCCAGGCCAGGGGATCCCGCCGGGGGCGGTGGTCCAGGTGACGGGCACCCTGCGGCGGCTGCGCCCGGCTACCAATCCCGGCGGCTACGACGACCGGGCGGCCGGGCTGCGCCAGGGCTATGCCTATGAGCTCCAGGCCGACGGGCCGCCCCGGGTGCAGGTCGTGCCGGGACCCTTCAGTTGGGCCGGCCGGGGTCTGGCCCGGCTCAGGCATGCCCTGGAAGCGGGCCTGGCCCTCGCTTTGCCGCCGGGCCCCCGGGGCGTGGCCGCAGCCCTGCTCCTCGATCAGCGCCAGGGCCTTTCCGTGACGGCGCGGAACGCCCTGGCCGAAACGGGACTGATTCACGCCCTGGCCGTGTCGGGCCAGCATGTGGCCATGGCCGCGGCCCTTGCGACCTGGACGGCCGGCAGGGCCCGCTGGCTGCCGCGCCGGCGGCGGGCGGGTGCCATGGCGGTGGTGGTCCTGTATGCAGGCCTGACCGGCGGGCCGCCGTCGGTGCTGCGGGCCACCGCAACCTTTCTGCTCGCGGAGCTTGCTCGGGCCCTGGCCCGCCCGGTGAGCCCCCTCACCATTCTGGTATGGTCGGGATTTCTGCAGGCAGCCTGGCGGCCCCTGGTCCTCCTGGATCCGGGGTTCCAGCTGTCCTTCGCGGCGACGGCGGGACTGATCCTGCTGGGAAGCCCCCTGCAGCGGGCCTGGCGGCGGTGGTGGAACCGCTACCAGGCCCTCGTGGCGCCGGTGAGACCGCGACGGCCCGGAGGGGAGCACGCGGCGCCGGCAGGGCTCGCTGCGACCCGCCTGGAGCCCGCCTTTCCGGAACCGGCGCTGGGCTTCCTGGCGCCACTCCTGGCGAACCCGCGCGAATCCGTCGCGGAAAGAAGGCCCTGGCTCGGCGCCGGTCCGGTTCCACCGCGAGCGGCGCCGGGACAGCCCCAGGGTGCCCTCGTACCCCGCGGCCGGTCCCGGGCCGGCACCTCCGCCGCCGGGGTGACGGCCGGTTGCGCTGCTGCGAGCCGCTGGGCCACGCGACCCCCCGAGCCGCCCTGCCGGGAAGGAACGGCCGGCCGGGTACGGGGGGCCTTCTGGCACGTCGCCGGCTGGGCCGGCGATGCCCTGGCGGTCACCCTGGCGGCGCAGCTGGCCGTCCTGCCCGTGCAGGTTGCCCTCTTCGGCCGGGCGCCCCTGCTCGCCCTGGTGGCCAACCTAGCCGTGGTGCCCGTCTCCGCCGTGGCCCTGGTGGCGGCCGCCGCGGCGGCGGGGCTGGGCGCGACGCTCCATGCTCTCCCCTTGCCCTCCGGCTGGCAGGAACCGGCCGCCCTGCTGGCCAGGCTGGCGGGGTGGCCAGCAGCTGCCAGCCTGGCGCTCATGGTGAAGACGGCCATGGTGGCGGGGCGGGTGCCGGGTGCCGCCGGCGGGCTGGCGCCGGCGGCCGCGGGCTGCCTGGCCCTGGCCACCGCCTGGATCCTCTGGTGCCTGGGCGACGGGCGCCCGGCCTACGCCCGGCGCCGGCGTCCCCGCCCCCTGCCCCCTCTGCAGCAGCTGGCCCCGGCCGCTGCGGGGCTGGTCGCGGCGGTAGCCCTGTCCGCCTGGCTGCTCCGGCCGCCCGCCCCGGGGATATGGGTGGCCTGGTTTCTCGACGTGGGGCAGGGTGACGCCATCCTGGTGCAGTTCCCGGGGGGCCGGAGCGCCCTGGTGGACGCCGGCGGCAAAGCCCTGCAAGCCGAATCCGGGCGGTACTGGCCCGGGCCGCCGCCGGCCGTGGCCGACGCCGTCGGGGAGCAGGTTACGGTGCCGGTGGTGCGGCGGCTGCTGGGCCGGGGGCCGGACCTGCTGGTCGTCACCCACGGAGACCGGGACCACGCCGGCGGGGCAGGGGCCGTCATCGAGCAGCTGGGGACCCAGATGGTCTGGCTGGGCGGCATTCCGGGCGTGCGGCTCGACGAGGCCCTCCAGGCGGCCGCTGCCCGGCGCGGCGTGCCCCTGGTGCGGCCGGCGGCCGGATGGCGGTGGCAGCCGGCGCCCGGTTGCCGGGTCGACGTTCTGCATCCCCAGGAGCCGGGTGGCGCGGCCGGGACCGGCGCCGCGGCGGCAGATGGCGCCAGGGGAAGCGGCCGCGGCGGCGGGCCGGCCGGCAGCGAAAACGACCGGTCGCTGGTCCTGCGACTCGATTGCGGCGGACCGCGCCTGCTCCTGACCGGCGACCTGGAGCGAGCCGGCGAGGAAGAGCTCCTGCGCCGGGGAGTGGACCTGCGCGCCGAGGTGCTCAAGGTCTCCCACCACGGCTCGCGCGGGGCGACCACCGCCGCCTTCCTGGCGGCGGTAAGGCCGCGACTGGCGGTGGTTTCCGCCGGTCCGAACCCTTACGGGCTGCCCCATGTGGAGACCCTGGCCCGCCTGCAGCGTGCCGGCATCCCCGTGCTGCGGACCGACCGGCTGGGTGCGGTGTCGGTTCGGGCAGGACCGGGCCAGCGCCTGGAGGTCCGGGTCATGCTTCCCGGCGGCGGGGACTCCGAGGCCTCCCGGGCGTTCAGGGGGTCGTGA
- a CDS encoding phage holin family protein, with amino-acid sequence MVIGAIIRFIVSAIVLLLVGFLVPGFRIMGFVNALLAAVAIAAIGWLVEALLGKNISPQARGLVGFLTAAVVIYAVQFIVPGMSVSILGALLASLIIGIIDAFVPTELR; translated from the coding sequence GTGGTGATTGGGGCCATCATTCGCTTCATCGTCTCCGCCATCGTCCTCTTGCTGGTGGGTTTCCTGGTGCCCGGGTTCCGGATCATGGGCTTCGTCAACGCCCTGCTGGCAGCGGTGGCCATCGCCGCCATCGGCTGGCTCGTCGAGGCGCTCCTGGGGAAGAACATCTCCCCGCAGGCCCGTGGCCTGGTCGGCTTCTTGACCGCCGCGGTGGTGATCTACGCGGTGCAGTTCATCGTGCCCGGCATGAGCGTCTCCATTCTGGGCGCGCTACTGGCCTCGCTGATCATCGGCATCATCGACGCCTTCGTCCCGACGGAACTCAGGTGA
- the rsfS gene encoding ribosome silencing factor, which produces MTSREKALAIARAAEAKKAGNVVVLDMEGITLIADYFVICHGQNAIHVRAIADGVEEDLAEKGQVPSHREGYDAARWVLVDFDDVVLHVFLAAEREYYALERLWGDARRLELEALPEG; this is translated from the coding sequence TTGACCAGCCGGGAGAAGGCGCTGGCCATCGCCCGCGCTGCCGAGGCGAAGAAGGCGGGCAACGTGGTGGTCCTGGACATGGAAGGGATCACCCTGATTGCTGACTACTTTGTCATCTGCCACGGCCAGAACGCCATCCACGTGCGGGCCATCGCCGACGGGGTCGAAGAGGATCTGGCCGAAAAAGGGCAGGTGCCCAGCCACCGCGAAGGGTATGACGCGGCACGTTGGGTGCTGGTGGACTTCGACGACGTGGTGCTGCACGTGTTCCTGGCGGCCGAGCGGGAATATTACGCCCTGGAGCGCCTGTGGGGCGATGCGCGGCGCCTGGAACTGGAGGCGCTGCCCGAGGGGTGA
- the rpsT gene encoding 30S ribosomal protein S20, translated as MPNTRSARKRVRIAERNRLRNKMYKTRIKTAIRRLEDALSGGDDDAIRAALRRALSAIDRAAVRGAIHRNTAARKKSRLMQRLKKLGRAS; from the coding sequence GTGCCCAACACCCGTTCGGCGCGCAAGCGGGTCCGGATTGCGGAGCGCAACCGCCTGCGCAACAAGATGTACAAGACCCGGATCAAGACGGCCATCCGGCGCCTCGAGGATGCCCTCTCCGGAGGCGATGACGACGCCATCAGGGCGGCCCTGCGGCGGGCCCTGAGCGCCATCGACCGGGCCGCGGTGCGGGGTGCGATCCACCGCAACACCGCAGCGCGCAAGAAGTCTCGCCTGATGCAGCGGCTGAAGAAGCTCGGGCGCGCTTCCTGA